ATTTGGCTGGAGCTTATGctctttttgtttccaaaatatgtTCTTACTCCCTTATCAGAAATCAAATTAGTTCTTAAATTTCAGATGTACCACACCTAGAATAAAAGGGAGAactatggtttaaaaaattttatagtgataagtatgtgaaaaaaattgattttttaaaagattacttattCAGAGACCCTTTTGCTATACCTTTGTTCATTAAATGTATCAGaataataatgctaataataGCTAATGTTAGTAAACAATTACATGTGCCAGGCATGGccctaagcactttatatacgGTATGTCATAGAGTCCTCACAGCCACCTTATGAGGTGGCTACTGTCATTATCCCCACTTcgcagatgaggaagctgaagttcagggaggttaaataatttccccaagcaCACATAGCTATTTAAAGGGCTGGAGTCAGGATGAGAACTGAGAAAGCCTGATCTCAAagccctttttttaaaaaaatcacttggcTGTACTGCTTTTCTCAGGCATAAATAGCAGCTTataagaaattagaataaaatctatGAATCTACAATAGACAGAAAACAGGCTATAATTTATATAGAGAGCTGCCTTTAATTTTGATAACAGTGTATCAGCTCATTCATGGGAAATTTAATTTAGGTCAGGACTGCCATCAACTttactattttataaatttctattactgttttataaattatatgaatatatacatttataaataaatgtaagccTTTGTTAAGTATTTAGAAATGATTTGGTATTTTCCTTGTAGGAACTAAGGGAAGGCAAATTGTAGGAAGCAAAGCTTAAATCTGATCATggtgcagggggaaaaaaaaggaaaaaaaaatctgatcgtGGTGGTTTTATGGGATAAATATGGATTTCTTTCTAACCTCTTTATTATTATGTtgcttttattatattaatacatagtactattattatattaGGCCAGAATTGGAaaaagccttatttttaaaatgtgaactatgttcaatacctgtCCTAGGAGCTTTAAAATCTATAGTTCTCAAGCGTACATAAATGGAATTctgttattgttactgttttattaGCCCTTCAGTAAGGTATTTAGGACCTTTTCATGAGCATGATATCTTTAATCATCTAGAATCAAACCTAAAAGCCTGGGACAACTgagtgaaaactttaaaaaaatatatgaacagtTACCTATCACTATTTATGTTTAAACAGTGTCCTGGTTTAAGTGtcaaagttacaaaaaaaatcCCGTCTCACACAAGTGTGTAACTTGAAATGGCACAAAGATATCCAGTGCTTTCTTTTGAAAGTGAGGAAATGGCACTGAGTGAATATTAGAACTTTTCAAGCTTCTTTGTCTCTATTCAATTTAACCATTAAGTCATCATTCAATGAGGACACCTCACTGACTCACTGTTTTTGAGGTACTCCAGATTAAAAACTAATGCTGTCTAAATACTCACTTTTTTTGCAATTTTGCTCTAGAGAGAATATTATTCTAATAGAATAATTGAAAGTGTTGGTGAGCCTTTGCAAGTGTGTCATATCACTTGggaagaaaaattggaaagatcTTAACCAGTGAGCTTATTTTCTCAGTACTCTATCCAAATTAGCAAGTCCCTAATAAAAGCTGTATCTTCCCTCTAGCTGCTGTTGTATCTTTCCTTACGTAGATGTTGTAGTCAGCTAATTTGAGTATATAAATGTATCTGCTGTGTATATAGGCCAAAGATaaagtatccttttttttttcccccatcaattACTGCTTTGTAGAGGGAAAATAGTacttatttagtcatttattaaaaaaagaatgagtctcTGGTCACATAGGGAAGAAAGGATAGTGTTCttggtttaatatttttcaaaacccatTGCCAAGTCTTTGTTCCATTTGAGTTTATTAGCTAGCATAGATTATATGCACATGCCCCCGAATTCCTGTAATACCTGCAGTAAAACTATGACTTAGTAGCACAACTGAACACAAACAGGTTATCATCTTTCATGTACCCAACTCACTGGTACCTTCCATTTTAATTCTAAAGCTAACCAGTTACCCTTCATTCTAAAGCTATCCAGTCatagcttcatttattttttgcttttttttttgttgtgatttgctttttaaacaaatggcACCTCAAAAAGTCTATCTAGTAagcaatatataattatatacagcatttaaaaattatacatagtaTACACAGCATGAAGACAGTCAGGTCTTGTTAACATTAGTGATTTCAGTCCAACCTGGAGGTATAAAGCTAATTTCATAGTTTTGGCCAAAATGAATCTCTAATGTTTTTATGCAATAACATAATTTTCTTCTGCTCTGACTTACTCAGTAGTAGTGAATGTTATAGGTATTAGtgaatgtgtatattttatcttCTGCTTATTTTATCTTGTCACAATCATTATTTGTCTTTGGACTCTTGGAATCTGTTTCTGTAATAGCCTATGACAATAGCTGACATTAACAGATCCATGCTCAGTGTTTGTAGGATAAGCTGAAGGAGAGGAGCAAGATCCTACAGTTTGTAGAGATTGTCACTATATTTCAGAATGTTGAAAAATGTTACTtgttaaaagatgaataaatgtgGAATATCATATACTTGAAATAGATCGCTACAATtgtgcttttgaaaattaaaaaaagaaaaaaaattctatttagttAAACCTAAGTTAGCTGATAAAATTTTTAGTTGATCACTAACTCCCTcccttgtgtttttgttttgttttgttttgaccttCAGATGGTGAGGTCTACAGCTTTGGGACTCTCCCCTGGAGAAGTGAACCAGCAGAGATTTGTCTGAGTAGCCCTATTCTAGAAAATGCCCTGGTTGGGCAATATGTTGTTACTGTGGCGGCAGGGAGTTTCCACAACGGAGCAGTGACAGAAAGTGGTGTAGTGTACATGTGGGGGGAGAACTCTGCTGGCCAGTGTGCGGTAGCTAACCAGCAGTATGTTCCGGAACCGAATCCTGTCAGCATTTCTGATTCTGAGACCAGTCCTTTGTTAGCAGTCAGGATCTTGCAGTTGGCATGCGGAGAGGAGCACACTCTGGCACTGTCCATAAGCAGAGAGATTTGGGCATGGGGTACTGGTTGTCAGTTGGGTCTCATTACCACTACCTTTCCAGTGACGAAGCCACAAAAGGTGGAACATCTTGCGGGGCGAGTAGTGCTCCAAGTCGCCTGTGGTGCATTCCACAGCTTAGCGCTGGTACAGTGCCTCCCTTCCCAGGATCTGAAGCCAGTACCAGAAAGATGCAACCAGTGCAGCCAGCTCTTAATTACAATGACTGACAAGGAAGACCATGTGATTATATCAGACAGCCATTGTTGTCCATTAGGCGTGACGCTGTCAGAATCCCAGGCAGAAAACCAGGCCAGCACTGCCATCAGCCCCTCCACTGAAACCCTTGACAGCCAGGGAGAAGTATTTGAGAACACTCTCGTACAAAATGAGCTGCCTGTTGCTACTGAACTGAATGTTGGAAATGTTCAGACCACTTCCTCCCCACAAGACGTCATGGGAACAGCTGAAATTTCTTCTGCAAGAAATATACCATCGTACCCTGACACTCAGGCAGTAAATGAATACGTGCAGAAACTGTCAGATCATTTAATAAGAGAGAACTCAGAGAATGGTGAAAAGCCAGTGCCATCTCAGGTACCTGCTAAACTTTATAATGTAAAGGTATTTCTGGAGTTGAACCATATGACTTTTTCTTGAGAAACATTAAAATGCCTAAGGGttggtatcattttttattttttgagtttgaCTATAAGTCTGTCTTACCATGCAAACCTAGATAAGCACAACTGAATTAGTTCAAAATTACTGTTAGTTTCAAATTCTAGTCCTTTATGATATTGAAAGATGTCATTCTGGGCTTGTTTTATAAGTAACaaaatccctttttttttccttagtactTTTTCCCCCATGGTTAAAGTACTGAATTGTGGTGGGCCCCTAAAGAGTTTAATCTGTCATGGCTATGTATTcacaaagaattatctgatcTATATTTGTAGCATTCTTCAGAatcctttccttctttatcaGGAAAGGTTGCTATGTGGAAGATCCCTCAACTGTAGGCAGATTTAAAACTTACTAGCAGTACATATTGTTTGAATTCTTGAATACCAGTGGTCCCTACTGGGTGTCATTAGGGGGAgggtttaatattttcttcatcttattTAAACTACTCTCAATTTGGAAGTTTGTAGTAAATGGAGAAAAGCTATTTAAACAGGGCATACAGTAAAGTTTGTCTCCCTCCTTAAGGCAAATTGTCCTAAAGGATACTCGATTTTTTTACTCTTAGAAGAAGtcctttgcttttgcttttaccAAAACTGCAAGAGAACAAATCTAAACAAAAACATCCAGTTATCAAAGAACTACCCTACGGCGTTTTCAGGTTTTTGAAACCTGGGAGCCTCTTGATTCTTCATTACTGTTGTTTCCTTGCTCAGGATAAGAACATGGCTTAGAGGTGTTTTTAGAAACACTTTTTATTTCATGGTAATCACTGAACCTTgtagaaatctgattttttttttaagtaggaggAAGTtgtttggagaaagaaagaaaaaactaaacaagGCAAAAGTAATAATTTAACAGGACTTGTACATGTTTTTAGAAATGTTAAACTCTGACTTTTCAAAAGCCTTTCctctgatttattaattttgatgcCAAAGTttattatatatagtttatttgaTTAATAGATTATCAtcattgaaaatgtattttcctttagaCTTACTTGGTTAAACATTAAAGTTTTTGTTACCTATGCTAGTTTTAGCAGTGTTTGTTCCACTAAATTTAGTTCTGTCTTTGTAAATAGTATCTCAATCATACAGCTAACCATTAGGAGTTTATGTGGCTtaggacaaatttttttttcttctggccAAGTGTAACTGAGAGACTATTTCACTTTtgtgaaataaaccaaaatatttgACAGTGAAGCattactgaattttattattgGTTGATTGGGACTCCTAAAATTATGTCTTTCATCAAAACTACTGgttatgtgtttttgttttgtttattttatgtattgttaAGTATAATTACGTAGAGGAGCCAGTTAGAACAATAGTTTAGAGTTTTATGACTTTCCTTCACCTAATGGTAAGAACTCCCTGAATTGGTCACCCCTAAATACTATCGCTGCTTCTCTTAGGAGCCTTTGTAAACAGATTGTGGAAATATGGACACTAGTTTTTCTGAACAAGTTATCGTGGAAGCTGTGTCACCACAGAAGTAGCAGgctttatatttgtcttttgttttatatggtttatttgtttattttgttggatATTTAATTAGAGACTCACACAGAAATAGCTCTTTtggatttaatatttaattcagcAAAATGTATCGCGCGCCtactacatgtcaggcactgtacaGGGAACAGGaattatttcctttaagaaaatcagaaaccaatgttaaaaaaactttttttgcgGGAAAAGGTATGCTCCCTCCtggtggtagagcgtatgcttagcatgcacaaggtcctgggttcaatccctaatacctctattaaaaaaataaataaatgaacctaattgcctccccccacaaaaaaattttttttaatttttttatttttaattaaaaaaagtttttagttttcaattcagaacaaattaagaaatatatataatacccTGGGATCTTTGGgtagcatagaaaacaaacttttcatTGTGACCTATGCTCATAAGCCTAAAGCTTTTTTGTATGTTTAGTGGGTACATCTGATGACTTTCTTCTTTAGTAAACTATGATGCTTGACAGCTCAGAGTAAGTTCTAACTGATTTTTCACtaagatattataaaattttagttgGCTTTCTAATACAGCTATGACTAATAACACTAAGAACATTGGTCCAAGTGTTTAATTATTAATCTACCACATTTACTCAGTGGTAGTGAGAGCAAAGGTAACTCTTCAGTTTACCTTGCCCCTGAGTCATGGAAAAGAACTCACTGATGAGACAGTAGATGAACTTGAATTTCAGAACATAATTTGGGGGCTGTTAATTCAGAGGTATAACTTATTTTTCCTGCCTGTGTATGCCATATATAAATTCCTGTTTATAAAGAATTTTAGGATAAGTAGGAaaagctttttcttcttaaaaaatatatgtatttttctgattatttcttagTAGTGATCTGTGTAAATTTTCCTAGAAGTAATCaataataaaatttgcattttttttttagccttctATCCAGGGCAATTACCTCATATTAAAGGCTATGTTTTCAAtaccttccctcccttctcccctctactgtgtttaattttataaaagcagCTGGGACCTGTTTTTAAATACCGTGATAAAATACCACTCAAACAAAAGGAAGTACTTTTGATAAGGAACTGTTAAATCAGTGACCAAGAAGGGATATATTTAGGTTGGAGATGAAGAgaccttttctgttcttttggattcatatatttgcaaatagtgaTAGATGTTACACTTTCTTTTTACTGATTGCTTGCTGTatgagagattttatttttacatacttttttgtgtgtgtatattttagcCTCTTATAGAAGAAGCAATTCCTAATCTTCACAGCCTACCAACCACAAGCACTTCAGCCCTAAACAGCCTAGTGGTCTCTTGTGCATCTGCTGTTGGTGTGAGAGTGGCTGCTACCTATGAAGCTGGGGCCTTGTCTCTTAAAAAAGTTATGAACTTTTATAGTACAGTCCCTTGTGAACCTGGAGCTCAGGCAGGCAGTGGTCCCATAGGCCCAGAAGGTCTGAAAGATAGCAGAGAAGAACAGGTTAAACAGGAATCAATGCAAGGAAAGAAGAGTTCGAGTCTTGTGGATATCAGAGAAGAAGAGTCAGAGGGAGGCAGCCGAAGACTCTCCCTCCCTGGACTGTTGTCACAAGGTAAGGAAATAACCAGGTTTTATGATCTGACTTTTGATGACTCCAAGATGCTCCTAACAGCACATGTTGTGTTATAATAACTTCGCTTTCCTAATTGCTAAAGCTGACATATTCAAAtgtcaaaatttatttaattttggtcattttagattgttttaaaagagacttatatatttctcttttttataagtAACTTTAGACCCTTAATTTTTCATGATTTCTACTTATGAATCTGACTATGAATCTTATTTTATTGTTCTGGAATGTAGCAGTAGCCTCCTTACTTCCTAGTTGAGGCCTGTGCTCAGATAGATGAATTTTCAGATGTGATCACTGGATAAATGAGAAGTTAATGTACTTAACCTGAAAATGAAGATGACTTTCAGCTTCAGTAAGAGaaaacttcattttctgaaaCCATTAGCAATAAACTTCTTAGAATAATGAGGCTGTTACACAGTTGGTTCTTCTGCATTTCTCAGTCAGTTCAGGAATCTCAGTCACGAGACCTTTGCTTTCCCAAAATGCGGCCTGAGGATTGGCAACATCAACAGCATCTGGGAATTTGTTGGAAAGGCAGGCTCTCAGGCTCCTTTCTTATTGACTCCAGACTTACTGAGTCAGAATGTACGCtataacaagatccccaggtggtTAGTGTGcttgttaaagtttgagaaacactagaTTTGACTAGGTGTTGGTGAACCTTTTCTGTGAAGAGCTACAGAGAAATATTTCATGGCTTGtaggccatgtggtctctgttaCAGCCACTCAGCTTTGttcaaaagcagccatagacaaccAACATCAATAAATGAGCTGTATTCCAGTagaactttatttacagaaatggaCAGTGGACTGTATTTGACCCATGGGCTATAGTTTAGAGCTTTGCACAAAATGATGTAAACCAGTGATGAGGAAATTT
The genomic region above belongs to Camelus ferus isolate YT-003-E chromosome 5, BCGSAC_Cfer_1.0, whole genome shotgun sequence and contains:
- the ALS2 gene encoding alsin isoform X5 yields the protein MDSKKRNSTEAEGSKERGLVHIWQAGSCLVTPERLPGWGGKTVLQAALGVKHGVLLTEDGEVYSFGTLPWRSEPAEICLSSPILENALVGQYVVTVAAGSFHNGAVTESGVVYMWGENSAGQCAVANQQYVPEPNPVSISDSETSPLLAVRILQLACGEEHTLALSISREIWAWGTGCQLGLITTTFPVTKPQKVEHLAGRVVLQVACGAFHSLALVQCLPSQDLKPVPERCNQCSQLLITMTDKEDHVIISDSHCCPLGVTLSESQAENQASTAISPSTETLDSQGEVFENTLVQNELPVATELNVGNVQTTSSPQDVMGTAEISSARNIPSYPDTQAVNEYVQKLSDHLIRENSENGEKPVPSQPLIEEAIPNLHSLPTTSTSALNSLVVSCASAVGVRVAATYEAGALSLKKVMNFYSTVPCEPGAQAGSGPIGPEGLKDSREEQVKQESMQGKKSSSLVDIREEESEGGSRRLSLPGLLSQVSPRLLRKAARVKTRTVVLTPTYSGEADALLPSLRTEVWTWGKGKEGQLGHGDVLPRLQPLCVKCLDGKEVIHLEAGGYHSLALTAKSQVYSWGSNTFGQLGHSDFPTTVPRLAKINSEHGVWSIAAGLDYSLFLVDTEDFQPGLYYSGRQDPTEAWIYKQSGSRKRQLSSLGGQKYYGIYCQSP